In Dysgonomonadaceae bacterium zrk40, one genomic interval encodes:
- a CDS encoding adenylosuccinate synthase, which translates to MKVDVILGLQWGDEGKGKVVDVLTPNYEIVARFQGGPNAGHTLEFEGEKYILKSIPSGIFQEGKVNIIGNGVVIDPALFRQEIEALEETGHTLTDRLYISKKAHLILPTHRLLDAASEKAMGNAKIGTTGRGIGPAYTDKISRHGLRVGDLFHNFEEKYSQAVARHREMLDQYDFEYDLEALEKPWFEGVEKMKSFQIIESEHFINRELQNGSRVLAEGAQGSMLDIDFGSYPFVTSSSTVCAGACTGLGIAPRTIGEVYGIFKAYCTRVGSGPFPTELFDEYGQLLRDNGREYGSVTGRPRRCGWIDLVALRYTVMLNGVTKLVMMKSDVLDSFETIKTCVAYRINGKETEELPFDITEGIEPVWVELPGWKTDMTKMQSEDEFPEEFNNYLTFLEEELGVPIAIVSVGPDRAQTIIRQ; encoded by the coding sequence ATGAAAGTTGATGTAATCTTGGGCCTCCAGTGGGGCGATGAGGGAAAAGGAAAAGTGGTGGATGTGCTGACACCGAATTATGAAATAGTGGCACGTTTTCAGGGTGGACCCAATGCCGGTCACACGCTCGAGTTTGAAGGTGAGAAATATATCTTGAAATCAATCCCCTCAGGTATTTTTCAGGAGGGAAAAGTCAATATCATCGGCAACGGTGTGGTAATAGACCCGGCGCTCTTTCGTCAGGAGATTGAGGCACTCGAAGAGACAGGGCACACCCTGACCGACAGGCTCTATATTTCCAAGAAGGCACACCTGATATTGCCCACGCACAGGCTGCTCGATGCTGCTTCTGAGAAGGCTATGGGCAACGCCAAGATCGGAACCACCGGACGGGGCATCGGACCTGCCTACACCGATAAGATCAGTCGCCACGGGCTCCGGGTGGGTGATCTCTTCCACAACTTCGAGGAGAAATACAGCCAGGCTGTGGCACGCCACAGGGAGATGCTCGATCAGTACGATTTTGAATACGACCTGGAAGCACTCGAAAAACCATGGTTTGAAGGGGTGGAGAAGATGAAGAGTTTTCAGATTATCGAAAGTGAACACTTTATCAATCGCGAATTGCAGAACGGTTCGAGGGTGCTGGCCGAAGGTGCACAGGGCTCCATGCTCGACATCGATTTCGGATCATATCCCTTTGTCACCTCCTCCAGCACTGTCTGTGCAGGTGCCTGCACGGGACTTGGAATTGCCCCCCGCACCATTGGTGAAGTGTATGGCATCTTCAAGGCCTATTGTACGAGGGTTGGAAGCGGTCCCTTCCCCACGGAGCTGTTTGACGAGTATGGACAGTTACTTCGTGACAACGGTCGTGAATATGGCTCAGTGACCGGCCGTCCCCGCCGCTGCGGCTGGATCGACCTGGTGGCGCTCCGCTATACGGTGATGCTCAACGGCGTGACCAAGCTGGTGATGATGAAGAGTGATGTGTTGGACAGCTTTGAAACCATCAAAACATGCGTGGCATACCGCATCAACGGTAAGGAAACCGAAGAGCTTCCGTTCGACATCACCGAAGGCATCGAACCGGTGTGGGTGGAGCTGCCGGGATGGAAAACCGACATGACAAAGATGCAGTCGGAAGATGAGTTCCCGGAAGAATTCAACAACTATCTCACCTTCCTCGAAGAGGAGCTGGGAGTGCCCATCGCCATCGTTTCGGTGGGTCCCGACAGGGCACAGACCATCATCCGCCAGTAA
- a CDS encoding zinc metallopeptidase: MSPIWILFIAIAIAGWAVQATLQSRFKKYSKIPLRNGMTGREVAEKMLHDNGIFDVQVISVRGRLTDHYNPLNKTINLSEPVYGSYSVAAAAVAAHETGHALQHAKGYAPLKMRSALVPVVSSTSKWVMWVILGGIIMIQTFPMLIWIGIGMFALTTLFSFVTLPVEKNATNRALVWLRSAGITDRSNHDQAVDALRWAGYTYVVAALSSLATLLYYIMIASGSRR, encoded by the coding sequence ATGTCACCAATTTGGATTCTGTTCATCGCCATAGCGATTGCCGGATGGGCCGTTCAGGCTACCCTCCAGAGCCGCTTCAAGAAATATTCGAAGATACCCCTCCGCAACGGGATGACCGGTCGTGAGGTGGCGGAGAAGATGCTGCACGACAATGGCATCTTCGATGTCCAGGTGATCTCCGTGAGAGGAAGACTCACCGACCACTACAACCCGCTCAACAAGACCATCAACCTGAGCGAACCGGTGTATGGCTCTTACAGTGTGGCGGCTGCTGCCGTCGCTGCCCACGAAACGGGACATGCGCTGCAGCATGCCAAGGGGTATGCACCCCTGAAGATGCGGTCGGCACTGGTCCCCGTTGTCTCCTCCACCTCCAAGTGGGTGATGTGGGTGATTCTGGGCGGTATCATCATGATTCAGACCTTCCCGATGTTGATCTGGATTGGTATCGGCATGTTTGCCCTCACCACCCTCTTCAGCTTTGTCACCCTCCCGGTGGAAAAGAATGCCACCAACCGTGCGCTGGTATGGCTCAGGAGTGCCGGTATCACCGACAGAAGCAACCATGACCAGGCAGTGGATGCCCTCCGATGGGCAGGTTATACCTATGTGGTGGCCGCCCTCAGCTCCCTGGCCACACTGCTCTACTACATCATGATTGCCAGCGGCAGCAGGAGATAG
- a CDS encoding TIGR01777 family oxidoreductase yields the protein MKTILVTGGSGLVGRRLTKMLMERGYKVLWLSRESDPESDPPRYSWDYRNRKIDREAVEQADVIIHLAGANLGEGRWSEDRKKEIVASRVDTAGLLFDTLQESEHQIEAFISASAIGYYGAAVTDNVFTEEEQPREHDFLSDTCRQWEEAAFRFNTLPGVRTVALRTGFVVDRDSDAFKKMVLPTRLGVGSPLGSGRQYLSWIHLEDLCRLYIRAVEEATMEGVYNAVAPEEITNADFMHTLAKEMHRPFFFPAVPSFVMRLVMGEAADLVLGGSSISAQKILDSGFRFRYEHAEEAIRASLRNTDR from the coding sequence ATGAAAACAATTCTGGTAACAGGGGGCTCGGGACTGGTAGGCCGCAGGCTTACGAAGATGCTCATGGAACGCGGTTACAAGGTGCTTTGGCTCAGCCGTGAAAGTGATCCGGAAAGTGACCCGCCACGCTACAGCTGGGACTACCGAAACAGGAAGATCGACAGGGAGGCGGTGGAACAGGCCGATGTGATCATACACCTGGCTGGTGCCAACCTGGGTGAGGGTCGATGGAGCGAAGACCGGAAGAAAGAGATTGTGGCTAGCCGCGTGGATACCGCCGGTTTATTGTTTGACACCCTGCAGGAGAGTGAACATCAGATTGAAGCTTTTATCTCTGCATCTGCCATTGGCTATTACGGGGCTGCTGTTACTGACAACGTTTTCACCGAGGAGGAGCAACCAAGAGAGCATGATTTCCTGAGTGATACCTGCCGGCAGTGGGAGGAGGCCGCCTTCCGGTTCAACACCCTGCCGGGGGTGCGAACAGTGGCTCTGCGCACCGGCTTCGTGGTGGACCGTGACAGTGATGCCTTCAAAAAGATGGTGCTACCCACGCGCCTGGGGGTAGGATCGCCCCTGGGGAGCGGCAGGCAGTACCTCAGCTGGATTCACCTGGAAGATCTCTGCCGTCTCTATATCCGGGCAGTTGAGGAGGCAACAATGGAAGGGGTTTACAACGCCGTGGCTCCGGAAGAGATCACCAATGCCGATTTCATGCATACCCTGGCGAAGGAGATGCACCGCCCCTTCTTCTTTCCCGCAGTCCCTTCCTTTGTCATGCGCCTGGTGATGGGAGAGGCAGCCGACCTGGTGTTGGGTGGCAGCAGCATCTCGGCACAAAAGATATTGGACAGTGGTTTCCGGTTCCGTTACGAGCATGCAGAGGAGGCAATCAGGGCATCACTCCGGAATACCGATCGTTAG
- a CDS encoding aldo/keto reductase — protein sequence MDKRTFIKRSVAGAMAIGTTSKISTGMATENLSAISGNHPGNKVIRHKLGKTGFEVFPVVYGGIVSMRDGQDASDNYVAWAHDRGINYFDVAPSYGDAQEKLGNSLRPYRKEVYLSCKTSQRSREEAEKEFAESLRLLHTDYFDLYQLHSLTTAEDVDRAFASNGVMEMIEKEKQRGRIRKVGFSAHSQVQALRAMSMYDFDTVMFPINWQMDMLAGWGSGVANDAKQRGMGVIALKGLVHRRWLNDEERKSYPKSWVKPIDVEEPELGIAALKYTFNIGADVIVPPGDFRHFAFCVDHIGEIADKPLTRKEKKLLDNEFLTVKEYPFFDPKA from the coding sequence ATGGATAAAAGAACATTCATCAAGCGAAGTGTCGCCGGCGCAATGGCAATCGGTACAACAAGCAAAATATCCACCGGCATGGCTACAGAGAACTTGTCAGCGATATCGGGCAACCACCCCGGCAACAAAGTTATCAGACACAAACTTGGGAAGACCGGTTTTGAAGTGTTCCCCGTAGTCTACGGGGGGATTGTCTCCATGCGTGACGGTCAGGATGCCTCCGACAACTACGTTGCCTGGGCTCATGACAGGGGCATCAACTACTTCGACGTGGCACCCTCCTATGGCGATGCACAGGAGAAGTTGGGTAACTCGCTGAGACCTTACCGCAAAGAGGTATACCTTTCCTGTAAGACAAGCCAGCGATCGCGGGAGGAAGCTGAGAAGGAGTTTGCAGAATCACTGCGGTTGCTCCACACCGATTACTTCGACCTTTATCAGCTGCACAGCCTCACTACAGCCGAAGATGTGGACCGTGCATTCGCATCCAATGGGGTGATGGAGATGATTGAGAAAGAGAAGCAGCGGGGCCGTATCCGCAAGGTGGGTTTTTCAGCCCACTCACAGGTACAGGCACTGCGGGCCATGTCGATGTACGATTTCGATACGGTGATGTTTCCCATCAACTGGCAGATGGATATGCTTGCCGGCTGGGGATCGGGAGTGGCCAACGATGCGAAACAACGCGGCATGGGGGTGATCGCCCTGAAAGGACTGGTACATCGTCGATGGCTGAACGACGAGGAGCGCAAGAGCTACCCCAAGTCGTGGGTCAAGCCAATCGATGTGGAGGAGCCGGAGCTGGGTATCGCCGCGCTGAAATACACCTTCAACATAGGAGCTGATGTGATTGTCCCCCCGGGTGATTTCCGCCACTTCGCCTTTTGCGTGGACCACATCGGTGAGATCGCTGACAAACCTCTCACCCGCAAGGAGAAGAAATTGCTCGACAACGAGTTCCTCACGGTGAAGGAGTACCCCTTCTTCGACCCGAAGGCATAA
- a CDS encoding PQQ-dependent sugar dehydrogenase, with the protein MHSLRIGALLLLSSLLLSATCERQKSNEATSENQISQRGTLPPVENRDPNTDYAPAFEGQTRIGGVKTTTPYEVTVIAEGLNKPWAVTALPDGRLLITQKAGSLRIATSDGTLSEPITGFPEVDDRGQGGLLDVAPAPDFANSRMLFFTLAERTDEGSLTAVGKGRLSDDETTIEKFSIIYRAIPYFDNSMHFGSRLLFNKEGNLFVSTGERSDLATRYNAQKLETAHGKVVHITPEGEPVTGNPFIGQEGTLPEIYSYGHRNPQGLDIHPVTGELWLSEMGPRGGDELNLINPGKDYGWPAITYGIEYNGNTIGEGITAREGMEQPVYYWDPVLSPSGMAFYAGNAIPEWQNNLFIGGLNSNHIARLVIEGDRVVGEERLLADEGQRFRDVGDGNDGALYAVTDEGRLYRIAKAD; encoded by the coding sequence ATGCACAGCCTAAGAATTGGAGCACTCTTACTGCTCAGCAGCCTGCTGCTCTCTGCAACATGCGAACGGCAGAAGAGCAATGAAGCGACGTCTGAAAATCAGATCTCACAACGTGGGACCCTTCCCCCTGTGGAGAATCGTGATCCCAATACCGATTATGCACCGGCCTTCGAAGGTCAGACCCGCATTGGCGGTGTGAAGACCACCACCCCCTACGAGGTGACGGTCATTGCCGAAGGACTCAACAAACCCTGGGCGGTCACTGCACTTCCTGACGGGCGTCTGCTAATCACCCAGAAGGCCGGAAGTCTGCGCATTGCGACCAGCGACGGCACGCTCAGTGAACCCATCACCGGCTTCCCGGAGGTCGACGACCGGGGTCAGGGCGGTCTGCTCGATGTGGCACCGGCACCCGACTTCGCGAACAGCCGGATGCTTTTCTTCACGCTGGCCGAGCGGACAGATGAGGGATCACTTACAGCGGTGGGCAAGGGACGCCTCTCAGACGATGAAACAACCATTGAAAAGTTCAGCATCATCTACCGCGCCATCCCTTACTTCGACAACAGCATGCATTTTGGCAGCCGCCTGTTGTTCAACAAAGAGGGAAATCTCTTCGTGAGCACCGGTGAACGGTCCGACCTGGCAACACGTTACAACGCACAGAAGCTTGAAACAGCCCACGGCAAGGTTGTGCACATCACCCCCGAGGGAGAACCGGTGACTGGGAACCCCTTTATCGGACAAGAGGGAACCCTGCCGGAGATCTACAGCTATGGCCATCGCAATCCGCAGGGACTGGATATACACCCCGTGACGGGTGAGCTATGGCTCAGCGAGATGGGCCCCCGTGGCGGCGATGAGTTGAATCTGATCAATCCGGGCAAGGATTACGGATGGCCTGCCATCACCTACGGCATCGAATACAACGGCAATACCATCGGTGAAGGAATCACTGCGAGGGAGGGGATGGAACAACCGGTTTATTACTGGGATCCGGTGCTTTCACCCAGCGGCATGGCGTTTTATGCCGGCAACGCGATACCGGAGTGGCAGAACAACCTCTTCATCGGAGGGCTCAACAGCAACCACATCGCCCGTCTTGTGATTGAGGGCGACAGGGTCGTGGGTGAAGAACGTCTGCTGGCCGATGAGGGACAACGGTTTCGTGACGTTGGTGACGGCAACGATGGAGCCCTTTACGCGGTTACCGATGAGGGGAGACTCTACCGTATCGCAAAAGCGGATTGA
- a CDS encoding PD40 domain-containing protein: MKKLAFLLFTSLLSLQAYAIDDARMMRFPDINGNLITFVYAGDIWTVDAAGGNARRVTSHPGLELFPKISPDGRWIAFSAEYSGSRQIWVMPAEGGAARQLTFYHSVGEMPPRGGYDHVVLDWSPDSRRILFRANRTSFGERNGRYFTVDLEGGLEEPLPIVNGGFATFSPDGKQLCFTPVDREFRTWKRYKGGRATELWSYDLNKNESRQLTSWAGSDQWPVWHGNDIYYASDRDSRLNIWRHNIETGVEEQITHHTDYDVMWPSGEQGQLVYEMGGALYLLDLSSGENRRVKVGIHYDNPHLQATYRSVKEYVGSYGLSPTGKRALFEARGDIFSVPVEKGEIRNLTRTQGIRELSPVWSPDGKQIAYYSDATGEYELYLLENSDNAEPRKITRGSSAWKHAAEWSPKSSHLVYSDRTMKLWLVDVASGNQKVIDEASADEITDYSFSPDGEWVAYSKTAPNYQSSLWVYNLTSGEKHQLTDATFSDGNPLFSRDGKYLFFLSNRDFNLAFSSFEFDYLYNNATRIYALPLQDDGTTLTPYKEDREPATEEKASDNKKADDTEAEKITVAIDFSDINSRIETLPLPAGNYRLMGSVEEGLLYTAGNKVMRYNIKEEKTEEILDGAGNGILAADGKSFIYRRGDAFAVAKNQPGQNVNNGKLDLEQLTMKIDPRKEWEQIYRDAFRIFRDYFYVNNLHGVDWEGIREKYGRLLPHLPSRYDLDYILNEVVSESNTGHAYVDWGDISRVERINGGLLGAELEADLSAKRYRIKKIYQGENWDESRRSPLTESGINVQEGDYLLRINGEELTTAQNPYELLENLGNRHVELTVNSTPSLSGAKRYNVKTITSEQELRYLEWVRSRRELVDRLSGGKIGYIHVPNTAIEGNRELFKGMLAFNHKEALIIDDRYNGGGFIPDRMIDLLNRRTLVYWHRNGLPQPMKSPGIAHDGPKAMLINGYSSSGGDAFPYFFRKTGEGKLIGTRTWGGLVGISGNARLVDGGYISVPRFGIYDEAGEWIIEGIGVYPDIEVVDRPEELAKGNDPSIEEAVKVLLDELKQNPVREIEAPTPPDRSKWIEVEIK; the protein is encoded by the coding sequence ATGAAAAAACTTGCATTTCTACTTTTCACAAGCCTGCTCTCCCTGCAGGCTTACGCCATTGATGATGCCCGCATGATGCGGTTTCCCGACATCAACGGCAACCTGATCACCTTTGTCTATGCCGGTGACATCTGGACGGTAGATGCCGCGGGTGGCAACGCCCGCCGTGTCACCTCCCACCCCGGCCTGGAGCTCTTTCCCAAGATCTCACCCGACGGTCGTTGGATCGCCTTCTCGGCAGAATATTCCGGCAGCAGACAGATTTGGGTGATGCCCGCAGAGGGGGGTGCCGCACGACAGCTTACCTTCTATCATTCCGTAGGGGAGATGCCCCCGAGGGGAGGGTACGACCATGTAGTGCTCGATTGGAGTCCCGACAGCAGACGCATCCTCTTCCGTGCCAATCGCACCAGCTTCGGCGAACGCAACGGTCGTTATTTCACCGTCGACCTGGAAGGAGGTCTTGAGGAGCCGTTGCCTATCGTCAACGGCGGTTTCGCCACCTTCTCACCCGACGGCAAGCAATTATGTTTCACTCCGGTGGACCGCGAGTTCCGCACCTGGAAAAGATACAAAGGGGGACGTGCTACAGAGTTATGGAGCTACGACCTCAATAAGAACGAATCGCGACAGCTCACCAGCTGGGCCGGCAGCGACCAATGGCCTGTATGGCATGGCAACGATATCTACTACGCCTCCGACCGTGACAGTCGCCTCAACATCTGGCGTCATAACATCGAAACAGGTGTCGAGGAGCAGATCACGCATCATACCGATTACGATGTGATGTGGCCCTCGGGTGAGCAGGGACAACTGGTATATGAGATGGGAGGTGCCCTCTACCTGCTGGATCTCTCCTCGGGTGAGAACCGCAGGGTTAAGGTAGGTATCCACTACGACAATCCCCACCTGCAGGCCACCTACCGGAGCGTGAAGGAATATGTGGGAAGCTATGGCCTCTCACCCACCGGTAAGCGGGCACTGTTCGAAGCACGGGGAGATATCTTCTCTGTCCCTGTGGAGAAGGGAGAGATCAGGAACCTGACGCGCACCCAGGGTATCCGGGAGCTATCTCCTGTCTGGTCACCCGACGGCAAGCAGATAGCCTATTATTCCGATGCCACCGGTGAGTATGAGCTCTACTTGCTGGAGAACAGCGACAATGCTGAACCAAGAAAGATCACCCGCGGCTCATCGGCATGGAAGCATGCTGCCGAGTGGTCGCCCAAAAGCAGCCATCTGGTCTACAGCGACCGCACCATGAAGCTATGGCTGGTGGATGTCGCCAGCGGCAATCAGAAGGTGATCGATGAGGCCAGCGCCGATGAGATAACCGACTACAGTTTCTCACCCGACGGGGAGTGGGTTGCCTACAGCAAGACAGCTCCCAACTACCAGTCGTCACTCTGGGTCTACAACCTTACCAGCGGCGAGAAACATCAGCTCACCGATGCCACCTTCTCCGACGGCAACCCGCTCTTCAGCCGCGACGGCAAGTACCTCTTCTTCCTCTCCAACCGCGATTTCAACCTGGCCTTCAGCAGCTTTGAATTCGATTATCTCTACAACAATGCCACCCGCATCTACGCCCTGCCGCTGCAGGATGACGGCACCACCCTCACCCCCTACAAGGAGGATAGAGAGCCTGCTACTGAAGAGAAGGCCTCTGACAACAAAAAGGCAGATGATACGGAGGCAGAAAAGATAACAGTCGCCATTGACTTTAGTGACATCAACTCCCGCATCGAAACGCTGCCACTCCCGGCAGGCAACTATCGTCTCATGGGAAGCGTGGAGGAGGGACTGCTTTATACAGCGGGAAACAAGGTGATGCGCTACAACATCAAGGAGGAGAAAACTGAGGAGATACTCGATGGTGCCGGCAATGGTATTTTGGCGGCCGACGGCAAATCGTTCATCTACCGAAGAGGAGATGCCTTCGCCGTAGCTAAAAACCAGCCGGGTCAGAATGTCAACAATGGAAAGCTCGATCTGGAACAGCTCACCATGAAGATCGATCCCCGCAAGGAGTGGGAGCAGATTTACCGTGATGCGTTCCGCATCTTCCGTGATTACTTCTATGTGAACAACCTACACGGTGTCGATTGGGAGGGTATCCGTGAGAAGTACGGCAGGCTGCTGCCTCACCTGCCCAGCCGTTACGACCTGGACTATATCCTCAACGAGGTGGTGAGCGAGAGCAATACCGGCCATGCCTATGTGGACTGGGGTGACATTTCCCGCGTGGAACGAATCAATGGCGGATTGCTGGGTGCGGAGCTGGAAGCTGATCTTTCTGCAAAGCGTTACCGGATTAAAAAGATCTATCAAGGTGAGAACTGGGATGAGAGTCGTCGTTCACCACTTACTGAAAGTGGCATCAATGTACAGGAGGGAGATTACCTGCTCCGTATCAACGGAGAGGAACTCACCACCGCACAGAACCCCTACGAATTGCTGGAGAACCTGGGAAACAGGCATGTGGAGCTGACGGTAAACAGCACTCCATCACTCTCCGGGGCTAAGAGATACAACGTTAAGACCATCACCAGTGAACAGGAGCTGCGCTACCTGGAGTGGGTGAGAAGCCGTCGTGAGCTGGTCGATCGTCTTTCCGGGGGCAAAATAGGATACATCCATGTACCCAACACCGCCATCGAAGGGAACCGGGAGCTATTCAAGGGAATGCTCGCCTTCAACCACAAGGAGGCATTGATCATCGACGACCGTTACAACGGTGGAGGCTTCATTCCTGACCGGATGATCGACCTGCTCAACCGCCGCACGCTGGTATACTGGCATCGCAACGGTCTGCCACAACCAATGAAATCACCCGGAATCGCCCACGACGGGCCCAAAGCAATGCTAATCAATGGCTACTCCTCATCCGGTGGCGATGCCTTCCCCTACTTCTTCCGCAAGACAGGAGAAGGGAAGCTGATCGGCACCCGCACCTGGGGTGGACTGGTTGGCATCTCCGGCAATGCACGCCTGGTGGATGGCGGATATATCTCGGTACCCCGTTTCGGCATCTACGATGAAGCGGGAGAATGGATCATCGAAGGAATCGGTGTATATCCCGATATAGAAGTGGTGGACCGCCCTGAGGAGCTGGCCAAAGGCAATGATCCTTCTATAGAGGAAGCAGTGAAGGTGCTACTCGATGAACTGAAGCAAAACCCTGTCAGAGAGATCGAGGCACCCACCCCACCCGACCGGTCGAAATGGATTGAAGTGGAAATAAAATAG
- a CDS encoding iron-containing alcohol dehydrogenase: MNNFIFQNPTKLVFGKGQIAKLAELLPDNINLMLTFGGGSVTKNGVYDQVKEALKGRNFIEFWGIEPNPRVETLRKTVKMGKENNINFLLAVGGGSVLDGTKLIAAGIATDTDPWEIVKGGVAKKQIPFASVMTVPATGSEMNGAAVISREETQEKYGFFGTYPQFSILDPEVTYSLSPYQVACGLADAFTHVLEQYMTTPGQSRLMDRWAEGVLLSVKEIAPGIKENPLDYNLMADYMLSATLALNDFIRMGITQDWATHQIGHELTAIHGITHGHSLAIAMPGTLRILKEQKKGKLLQYGERIFNITEGTEDERVEKAIEMTEQFYRSLGLTTRLSEEGIGMETIETIAKRFNERGDAFGENGNVTGDVTREILTSCL; the protein is encoded by the coding sequence ATGAACAATTTCATTTTTCAGAACCCGACCAAACTGGTATTCGGGAAGGGACAAATCGCTAAACTGGCAGAACTGCTGCCTGACAACATCAACCTGATGCTCACCTTCGGTGGTGGCAGCGTCACCAAGAACGGTGTCTACGACCAGGTGAAAGAGGCTCTCAAAGGACGTAACTTCATCGAGTTCTGGGGCATAGAGCCCAATCCACGCGTAGAAACGCTCAGGAAAACTGTCAAAATGGGGAAGGAGAACAACATCAACTTTCTGCTCGCTGTAGGAGGAGGATCGGTACTCGACGGCACCAAGCTGATCGCCGCGGGGATTGCGACCGATACAGATCCATGGGAGATTGTAAAAGGAGGAGTGGCAAAAAAGCAGATTCCTTTTGCTTCGGTGATGACGGTTCCGGCCACCGGCTCAGAGATGAACGGAGCAGCAGTAATCTCACGTGAAGAGACACAAGAGAAGTATGGATTCTTCGGCACCTATCCGCAATTCTCAATCTTAGATCCGGAGGTGACTTACTCGCTTTCACCTTATCAGGTTGCATGCGGACTGGCAGATGCCTTCACGCATGTGCTGGAACAATATATGACCACCCCCGGTCAGTCGCGACTGATGGATCGCTGGGCTGAGGGTGTACTACTCTCGGTAAAGGAAATCGCACCCGGCATCAAGGAGAATCCGCTTGACTATAACCTGATGGCCGACTACATGCTTTCCGCCACACTGGCTCTCAATGACTTCATCCGTATGGGAATCACGCAAGACTGGGCGACGCACCAGATTGGGCACGAGCTGACAGCAATTCACGGCATCACACACGGTCATTCACTGGCTATAGCGATGCCCGGCACCCTCAGGATACTGAAAGAGCAGAAGAAGGGGAAGCTATTGCAATATGGTGAACGTATCTTCAACATCACTGAAGGCACAGAGGATGAGCGTGTAGAGAAGGCTATCGAGATGACTGAGCAGTTCTATCGTTCATTGGGATTGACCACCCGTCTCTCGGAGGAGGGCATCGGAATGGAAACCATTGAGACCATTGCCAAACGCTTTAACGAGCGGGGTGACGCCTTCGGAGAAAACGGTAACGTAACAGGAGATGTAACTCGTGAGATACTAACCAGCTGCCTCTAA
- a CDS encoding LemA family protein — MVFVLVLLLVVVFLLLYAVSVYNKLVRLRTLVDEAWSGINVQLKKRHDLIPNLVESVKGYAAHEKETFERVTQARTGAIQANDLKSQETAENNLNAALGRLMLVAEQYPELKANQNYMQLQDQLSLIESDIEKSRRYYNGTVREKNILIETFPSNLIAGMFHFTKSLFFELENESEKEVPKIKF, encoded by the coding sequence ATGGTATTTGTGCTTGTACTACTGCTTGTTGTTGTATTTTTGTTGCTGTACGCTGTTTCGGTATACAACAAACTCGTTCGGTTGAGAACGTTGGTGGATGAAGCCTGGAGCGGCATCAATGTGCAGTTAAAGAAAAGACACGATCTGATTCCCAACCTGGTGGAGAGTGTAAAGGGATATGCCGCACATGAAAAAGAGACCTTTGAGCGTGTTACGCAGGCTCGGACAGGTGCCATTCAAGCCAATGACCTGAAATCGCAGGAGACAGCTGAAAACAACCTTAACGCAGCACTGGGCCGGCTGATGCTGGTTGCGGAGCAGTATCCCGAACTGAAAGCCAATCAAAATTATATGCAGCTTCAGGATCAATTGAGCCTGATTGAGTCGGATATCGAGAAATCAAGGCGTTACTACAACGGTACGGTGCGTGAGAAGAACATCCTGATTGAAACCTTCCCAAGCAACCTGATTGCCGGTATGTTTCATTTTACCAAGTCACTCTTCTTTGAATTGGAGAATGAATCGGAGAAAGAGGTTCCAAAAATCAAATTCTGA